From a region of the Cucumis sativus cultivar 9930 chromosome 6, Cucumber_9930_V3, whole genome shotgun sequence genome:
- the LOC105435886 gene encoding protein BIC1 yields MTLPSPNPNSSLFLPHHPHLQESDQTLSEHDPQKPLEEEDESSRERLKRHRMAVAGHVWIPDKWGKEEFLKDWIDGSAFEASLFHSGIVSARCALARDAKRLSPNNNTATAAATATAAAGALRILNSSTC; encoded by the coding sequence ATGACTCTCCCTTCTCCCAACCCCAACTCCTCATTATTCCTTCCCCATCATCCTCATCTCCAAGAATCAGATCAAACTCTTTCTGAACATGATCCACAGAAGCCTCTTGAGGAGGAGGATGAGAGTAGTCGGGAGCGGTTGAAGCGCCACCGTATGGCCGTGGCGGGGCACGTTTGGATTCCGGACAAGTGGGGAAAAGAGGAGTTTTTGAAGGATTGGATCGACGGCTCCGCATTCGAAGCCTCTTTGTTTCATTCTGGGATTGTGTCGGCTCGCTGTGCTTTGGCTCGTGATGCTAAGAGATTGTCCCCGAATAATAACACTGCCACCGCCGCTGCCACTGCCACTGCGGCTGCAGGAGCTTTGAGAATACTAAACAGTAGTACTTGTTAA